In a single window of the Elaeis guineensis isolate ETL-2024a chromosome 4, EG11, whole genome shotgun sequence genome:
- the LOC105043020 gene encoding uncharacterized protein — MAKTKLVALSFIVLLSIGLSEAGRALMSSGGGGGGGGGGGGGGSGNGSGSGYGSGSGYGEGGGSGARGGGYGRGGGGGGGGGEGGGSGSGYGSGSGYGSGHGVGGAHGGGYGSGGGGGGGEGGGSGSGSGSGSGYGSGSGYGTGGAHAGGYGSGGGGGGSGGGNGSGSGSGFGSGSGSGHGQGGGAHGSGNGSGGGGGGGSGYGSGFGSGYGSGYGSGGGGYP; from the coding sequence ATGGCTAAGACTAAGCTTGTTGCTCTTTCCTTCATAGTTTTGCTTAGTATCGGCCTCTCCGAGGCAGGTCGAGCATTGATGTCTTCAGGAGGAGGTGGTGGCGGTGGAGGTGGCGGTGGAGGTGGTGGCTCTGGAAATGGCTCCGGTTCCGGCTATGGTTCCGGCTCTGGTTACGGTGAAGGAGGTGGATCCGGGGCTCGCGGTGGTGGGTACGGAAGAGGTGGAGGCGGAGGTGGTGGAGGCGGTGAAGGGGGAGGTAGTGGGTCTGGTTATGGGTCGGGGAGCGGCTATGGCTCCGGGCATGGGGTCGGTGGTGCCCATGGTGGAGGGTATGGAAGTGGCGGAGGAGGCGGAGGTGGTGAAGGGGGAGGTAGCGGCTCTGGCTCTGGGTCAGGAAGCGGGTACGGGTCTGGCTCTGGATATGGCACCGGTGGAGCGCATGCTGGAGGCTATGGAAGCGGTGGAGGTGGCGGTGGCTCCGGCGGAGGGAATGGAAGTGGAAGTGGATCGGGCTTTGGATCCGGCAGTGGCTCAGGGCACGGCCAGGGAGGTGGTGCCCATGGAAGTGGTAACGGaagtggcggcggcggcggcggtggctCGGGCTATGGGTCTGGCTTTGGTTCAGGCTATGGGTCTGGATATGGGAGTGGAGGTGGTGGATACCCATAG